The Candidatus Scalindua japonica genome includes a region encoding these proteins:
- the gspG gene encoding type II secretion system major pseudopilin GspG, translating into MKKSGSNKISYQKIDSISGFTLIELLIVMVILGLLAALIVPKLIGRVGESKQTTAKAQIELISTALEVYKLDTGKYPSQESGLQSLNSKPGDIQNWKGPYMKKNKIPEDPWGAEYIYKYPGTHGDYDLLSYGADGTEGGSEENKDIVSWE; encoded by the coding sequence ATGAAGAAATCTGGAAGCAACAAAATATCATATCAAAAAATAGATTCAATCTCAGGTTTCACATTAATAGAGCTCTTAATTGTAATGGTAATCTTAGGGTTACTTGCCGCGTTGATTGTTCCAAAACTTATAGGCCGTGTAGGTGAGTCGAAACAAACAACGGCAAAAGCACAAATTGAATTAATATCTACAGCATTAGAAGTATACAAGCTGGACACAGGAAAGTATCCTTCACAGGAATCAGGACTGCAATCATTAAATTCGAAACCAGGTGATATACAAAACTGGAAAGGGCCATATATGAAAAAGAATAAGATCCCTGAAGATCCATGGGGCGCTGAGTATATTTATAAATATCCAGGTACGCATGGGGACTATGATCTCCTCTCTTATGGAGCAGATGGAACTGAGGGCGGCTCAGAAGAAAATAAAGATATAGTAAGCTGGGAATAA
- a CDS encoding GspE/PulE family protein: MSKLDDKNSKLLEELLDVGKITKDDLEKIIQLQEKTHEKPDRILLNLGIISEEDLRDALGNLFNLKTWHRKKEEKLPVVDCLPQNFLHSNRIIPIKQHDGYLDIAFTDPSDESLVEVIELTTDKQINIFVGCEKDIIASIEETYEDETAEENKSAYSIDHDVVDDIEKLKDLALEAPVVRLVNNTLNKALEIGASDIHIEMFENKPKLRYRIDGVLIDYPPPTRDVYFATINRIKIMSHLNIAEKRLPQDGRIRLKVGGKEIDLRVSVIPMLYGECIVLRILDKSNIVLDLSTFGFSEDVLGNIRKLVKKSEGMILATGPTGSGKTTTLYASLKEIISPSLKIITVEDPVEYSLEGVNQIQVNSKVGLDFASGLRSILRHDPDVILVGEIRDKNTAGISIQSSLTGHLVLSTLHTNDASSAFNRLLDMGMEDYLVSTCIIAVLAQRLVRKLCECKAEHHLDKDTMSRIGINKTIYRPKGCVECSHTGYRGRVAISELLIVNDNIRKMIVNRERSNVVLKEAIKNGMRTLWQDGLLKVEDGITSLSELERITDDTSA; the protein is encoded by the coding sequence ATGTCAAAACTAGATGATAAAAATAGTAAACTTCTGGAAGAACTATTAGATGTGGGTAAAATAACAAAAGATGATTTAGAAAAAATTATACAACTACAGGAAAAAACCCACGAAAAGCCTGATAGAATACTGCTCAATCTTGGTATTATTTCAGAAGAAGACTTGCGGGATGCTCTTGGCAATTTGTTTAATTTGAAGACATGGCATAGAAAGAAAGAAGAGAAACTTCCCGTAGTTGATTGTTTACCTCAAAACTTTCTACACTCCAATAGAATTATACCAATTAAGCAACATGATGGCTATCTGGACATCGCTTTCACTGATCCATCTGATGAATCACTTGTGGAAGTGATAGAATTAACTACTGATAAACAGATAAATATCTTTGTAGGTTGTGAAAAAGATATTATTGCCTCAATAGAAGAAACATATGAAGATGAAACTGCAGAAGAAAATAAGTCTGCATACTCAATAGATCATGATGTTGTTGATGATATAGAAAAGTTGAAAGATCTTGCCTTGGAAGCGCCGGTCGTGAGGCTGGTAAACAATACACTTAATAAAGCTCTTGAGATTGGTGCAAGCGACATACATATTGAAATGTTTGAAAACAAGCCAAAACTCAGATATAGGATAGACGGAGTTCTCATAGACTATCCACCTCCTACACGCGATGTGTATTTTGCGACAATCAACAGGATAAAAATAATGTCACATCTGAATATTGCCGAAAAAAGACTTCCTCAGGATGGTAGAATACGTCTTAAGGTTGGTGGTAAAGAGATAGACCTCAGAGTGTCAGTAATACCAATGCTATATGGAGAGTGCATAGTGCTCCGTATCCTGGACAAATCAAACATCGTTCTAGACCTGTCTACGTTTGGATTCAGTGAGGATGTTCTGGGTAATATCAGAAAGCTTGTAAAAAAATCCGAGGGCATGATTCTGGCAACAGGCCCTACCGGTAGCGGCAAGACCACTACACTTTATGCTTCACTAAAAGAGATAATATCTCCTTCTTTAAAGATTATAACAGTTGAAGATCCGGTTGAGTACAGCCTTGAAGGAGTAAACCAGATACAAGTTAATAGTAAAGTAGGCTTGGACTTTGCTTCAGGCCTGCGTTCAATTTTGAGGCATGATCCTGATGTAATACTGGTTGGAGAGATCAGGGATAAGAACACTGCCGGTATATCTATACAATCATCATTGACAGGTCATCTTGTCTTATCAACACTGCATACGAATGATGCATCTTCCGCCTTTAATCGCCTTCTTGATATGGGCATGGAAGACTACCTGGTCTCTACATGCATCATTGCGGTCCTTGCTCAAAGGCTGGTAAGAAAACTCTGCGAATGCAAGGCAGAACACCATCTAGACAAAGACACAATGTCAAGGATTGGAATCAATAAAACAATATACCGTCCAAAAGGCTGTGTTGAATGCAGCCATACAGGATACAGAGGTAGAGTTGCTATTTCAGAACTGCTCATTGTCAATGATAATATCAGAAAAATGATAGTAAACCGTGAACGCTCAAATGTAGTACTGAAGGAAGCTATTAAAAACGGAATGAGGACACTCTGGCAGGACGGGCTCTTAAAAGTAGAAGACGGGATCACCTCACTGAGTGAACTTGAAAGGATAACTGATGATACTTCAGCTTAA
- a CDS encoding PEP-CTERM sorting domain-containing protein — MKIKLTAIIFICLISFGLGMNKNSYGLQIVNQVGADSVDGSSALTFNGSNGWIILNKTWTHSYVAEATNIDTINFATLEIDLLDADGGFLRMQNGGTTIADFNPPNVTQDNGTPGLWRDSTHANANNTTFAIDLPTFETALLSGSFTIAGLNQGMTIWGTNRAILTIDYEAVATAPASVPEPATVALLGIGIAGLAGTELRRRRKKKAVVNS; from the coding sequence GTGAAAATTAAATTAACAGCCATAATTTTCATTTGTCTGATTTCGTTTGGTCTTGGTATGAATAAGAACTCATACGGGTTGCAAATAGTGAATCAGGTTGGTGCAGACAGTGTTGATGGGTCATCAGCGCTGACATTTAATGGCAGTAACGGTTGGATTATTCTCAATAAGACATGGACCCACTCATATGTAGCTGAAGCAACCAATATAGATACCATTAATTTTGCAACTTTGGAAATAGACCTACTTGATGCTGATGGTGGTTTTCTTAGAATGCAAAACGGAGGGACAACAATAGCGGACTTCAATCCTCCCAATGTAACGCAGGACAATGGTACGCCAGGACTATGGCGTGATTCAACCCACGCTAACGCTAACAACACAACGTTTGCGATAGACCTGCCTACATTTGAGACTGCCTTATTATCCGGCTCATTTACAATAGCAGGACTTAACCAAGGCATGACTATTTGGGGAACAAACCGGGCAATATTAACGATAGACTATGAAGCAGTAGCTACAGCTCCAGCTTCAGTGCCTGAACCAGCCACCGTTGCTCTTCTTGGAATCGGCATAGCAGGGCTAGCAGGTACGGAATTAAGACGAAGACGAAAAAAGAAAGCAGTTGTTAACAGCTAG